A single genomic interval of Pyruvatibacter sp. HU-CL02332 harbors:
- a CDS encoding MoxR family ATPase, protein MKSDDAKREIQLIQEGFEVGGYVANTQISTAVYLAKALDKPILVEGPPGVGKTELAKATAAHLGRELIRLQCYEGLDEAKALYEWKYGKQLLYTQVLKDKLADLMEGTNGITEAMVRLHEFDDTFFSPEFLEPRPLLKALQVPDGGVLLVDEIDKSDNEFEAFLLEILSDFQVSIPEIGTIKADVKPVVFLTSNNTREVGDALKRRCLHLYISFPDQKLEMKIINKRVPGVPESLLDQLVAFVQELRTKTIKKLPAVSETIDWARALMLLHTDELDEDLVRNTLNLLLKFEDDIESVENEIPGMIRRARGES, encoded by the coding sequence ATCAAGTCCGACGACGCCAAACGTGAAATCCAGCTTATTCAAGAGGGGTTTGAGGTTGGTGGCTATGTGGCCAACACCCAGATTTCCACAGCTGTTTACCTCGCTAAGGCGCTGGACAAGCCCATTCTGGTTGAGGGCCCTCCCGGCGTGGGCAAGACCGAGCTGGCCAAGGCGACGGCAGCCCATCTGGGCCGCGAGCTTATTCGGCTGCAGTGCTATGAGGGGCTGGACGAGGCCAAGGCGCTGTATGAATGGAAGTACGGCAAGCAGCTGCTCTACACACAGGTTCTCAAGGACAAGCTGGCTGACCTGATGGAGGGCACCAACGGCATTACCGAAGCCATGGTGCGCCTGCATGAGTTTGACGACACGTTCTTCTCGCCGGAGTTTCTGGAGCCGCGCCCGCTGCTGAAGGCGTTGCAGGTGCCTGACGGCGGCGTACTGCTGGTCGATGAAATCGACAAATCAGACAATGAGTTTGAAGCATTCCTGCTGGAAATCCTGTCTGACTTCCAGGTATCGATCCCTGAAATCGGCACCATCAAGGCCGATGTGAAGCCGGTGGTGTTTCTGACGTCCAACAACACCCGCGAAGTGGGTGATGCGCTCAAGCGCCGCTGCCTGCATCTGTACATTTCATTCCCGGACCAGAAGCTGGAAATGAAGATCATCAACAAGCGCGTGCCCGGCGTGCCTGAATCGCTGCTGGATCAGCTGGTGGCCTTCGTGCAGGAGCTGCGCACGAAGACGATCAAGAAGCTGCCGGCTGTCAGTGAAACGATCGACTGGGCCCGTGCCTTGATGCTGCTCCACACAGACGAGCTGGATGAAGACCTGGTGCGCAACACGCTCAACCTGCTGCTCAAGTTCGAAGACGACATTGAGAGCGTGGAGAATGAAATCCCCGGCATGATCCGTCGCGCGCGCGGCGAGAGCTAA
- a CDS encoding 3-hydroxyacyl-CoA dehydrogenase NAD-binding domain-containing protein translates to MNEVTTLTREGDIAVVTLNSPPVNALSANVREGLFEGFKAAIADDAAKAIVLICDGRTFIAGADITEFGQAPKGPGLHEVQAMIEDAPKPVVAAVHGTALGGGLEVALVCHYRVVVPSARMGLPEVNLGLLPGAGGTQRLPRVTGVEKALEMMTSGRHASAKEAHESGLADAIVEEGKLLEGAIAFAQKIVADNAPLTKIRERDDKVAGARGKPEIFEAFRKSIARKTRGFLAPEYNIQCIEAAVNLPFDEGMKVEAKLFRELVTGEQSAAQRHVFFAERQVAKIPDVPKDTPQIDVKSVGIIGAGTMGGGIAMNFVNAGIPVTIVEQAQERLDAGLAVVRKNYENSAKRGRFPMEEVDKRMSMFTGTTNLEDLADKDLVIEAIFENMDVKKDVFGKLDKIVKQGSILATNTSALDIDEIATATTRPEAVIGLHFFSPANVMKLLEIVRADKTSNEVIATSMSLAKKIGKVGVLVGVCPGFVGNRLLAQRQREANKLILEGAMPWDVDRVLFDFGLPMGPFAMSDLAGLDLGWNKETSKGETLRDLLCERDRRGQKTGAGFYDYDENRVPSPSKEVEGIIRQYAEERQIQQREISDEEILERCLLPMVNEGYKILEEGKAIRASDIDIVWIMGYGWPRYRGGPMWYGENSVGLEKVLERMQHYEEKHGADFKPAAMLEDLVAESKKKAG, encoded by the coding sequence ATAAACGAAGTCACCACACTGACGCGCGAAGGCGATATCGCCGTCGTGACCCTCAATTCTCCGCCGGTGAACGCCCTTTCCGCCAATGTGCGCGAAGGTCTGTTTGAGGGCTTCAAAGCCGCCATCGCCGACGATGCTGCCAAAGCCATCGTTCTTATCTGCGACGGCCGCACCTTCATTGCCGGTGCCGACATCACGGAATTCGGCCAGGCCCCCAAGGGCCCGGGCCTGCATGAAGTTCAGGCGATGATCGAAGATGCGCCCAAGCCGGTTGTGGCAGCCGTTCACGGCACAGCCCTTGGCGGCGGCCTCGAAGTAGCTCTCGTCTGCCATTACCGCGTTGTCGTTCCCAGCGCCCGCATGGGCCTGCCGGAAGTAAACCTCGGCCTGCTGCCCGGTGCCGGTGGCACCCAGCGCCTGCCGCGCGTCACAGGCGTTGAAAAAGCGCTCGAAATGATGACATCAGGCCGTCACGCCTCCGCCAAGGAAGCCCATGAAAGTGGCCTGGCTGATGCCATCGTTGAAGAAGGCAAACTTCTGGAAGGCGCCATCGCCTTCGCCCAGAAGATTGTCGCCGACAACGCCCCCCTGACAAAAATCCGCGAACGCGACGACAAGGTTGCCGGCGCCCGTGGCAAGCCAGAAATCTTTGAAGCGTTCCGCAAGTCCATCGCCCGCAAGACCCGCGGCTTCCTCGCACCGGAATACAACATCCAGTGCATCGAAGCAGCCGTGAACCTGCCCTTCGATGAAGGCATGAAGGTTGAAGCCAAGCTCTTCCGTGAGCTGGTCACCGGCGAACAGTCCGCTGCCCAGCGCCATGTCTTCTTTGCAGAACGTCAGGTCGCCAAGATCCCTGATGTGCCCAAGGACACCCCGCAGATCGACGTCAAGTCAGTCGGCATCATCGGTGCCGGCACCATGGGTGGCGGCATCGCCATGAACTTTGTGAATGCGGGCATTCCGGTCACGATCGTTGAGCAGGCACAGGAACGTCTCGACGCCGGTCTCGCCGTTGTGCGCAAGAACTACGAAAACTCAGCCAAGCGCGGCCGCTTCCCCATGGAAGAAGTGGACAAGCGCATGAGCATGTTCACCGGCACAACGAACCTCGAAGATCTGGCCGACAAGGACCTCGTGATCGAAGCCATCTTCGAGAACATGGACGTCAAGAAGGACGTGTTCGGCAAGCTCGACAAGATCGTCAAGCAGGGCTCTATCCTTGCAACGAACACGTCAGCGCTGGACATTGACGAGATCGCAACAGCCACGACGCGCCCTGAAGCCGTCATCGGCCTACACTTCTTCTCACCCGCCAACGTCATGAAGCTGCTGGAAATTGTCCGCGCAGACAAAACCAGCAACGAAGTGATCGCCACCTCCATGTCCCTTGCCAAGAAGATCGGCAAGGTCGGCGTGCTTGTGGGTGTGTGCCCGGGCTTTGTGGGCAACCGCCTCCTGGCCCAGCGCCAGCGCGAAGCCAACAAGCTCATCCTGGAAGGTGCGATGCCCTGGGATGTAGACCGCGTGCTCTTCGACTTCGGCCTGCCCATGGGTCCCTTTGCCATGTCAGACCTTGCAGGTCTCGACCTTGGCTGGAACAAGGAAACCTCCAAGGGCGAAACCCTGCGTGACCTGCTCTGCGAGCGGGATCGTCGCGGCCAGAAGACCGGCGCCGGCTTCTACGACTATGACGAAAACCGCGTGCCTTCCCCTTCCAAGGAAGTCGAAGGCATCATTCGTCAGTACGCAGAAGAGCGTCAGATCCAGCAGCGCGAGATTTCAGACGAAGAAATCCTCGAGCGTTGCCTGCTGCCGATGGTGAACGAGGGCTACAAGATCCTCGAAGAAGGCAAGGCCATCCGCGCATCCGACATCGATATCGTCTGGATCATGGGCTACGGCTGGCCCCGCTATCGCGGCGGCCCGATGTGGTACGGCGAAAACTCTGTAGGCCTCGAAAAAGTCCTCGAGCGCATGCAGCACTACGAAGAAAAGCACGGGGCCGACTTCAAGCCAGCAGCAATGCTTGAAGACCTGGTTGCCGAAAGCAAGAAGAAGGCAGGCTAA
- a CDS encoding glutathione S-transferase N-terminal domain-containing protein, whose translation MALALYDLEGRDGRRMSPFCWRTKYALAHKGLTAEDRPVGFGEIKTIGDGSFKTVPVIEHDGQFIGDSWKIAIHLDQNFPDTPPLFPSLDALHYAQFVERWLFTQVFTAMFPAMVKQVFEHCREEDKAYVRESREKQLGGMTLEQADKRGKEGLGAMSVALGPLRAKLMDTPYLNGNEAGYADYVAASTFMWARAVYPNKLFAPKEPVADWFKRILEMYDSLGRSTPGYDIAA comes from the coding sequence ATGGCTCTTGCCCTCTACGACCTCGAAGGCCGTGACGGCCGCCGCATGAGCCCCTTTTGCTGGCGCACAAAATACGCGCTGGCCCATAAGGGCCTCACCGCGGAGGACCGCCCGGTCGGCTTCGGGGAAATCAAAACCATCGGGGACGGCTCATTCAAGACCGTCCCCGTCATTGAGCATGACGGCCAGTTCATCGGCGATAGCTGGAAGATCGCGATCCATCTGGATCAGAATTTTCCTGACACACCTCCGCTGTTCCCCAGCCTCGACGCCCTGCACTACGCGCAGTTCGTTGAACGCTGGCTGTTCACCCAGGTGTTCACCGCCATGTTCCCGGCAATGGTCAAGCAGGTGTTTGAGCACTGCCGCGAAGAAGACAAGGCCTATGTCCGGGAAAGCCGCGAAAAGCAGCTTGGCGGCATGACCCTTGAACAGGCGGACAAACGCGGCAAGGAAGGTCTCGGCGCCATGTCCGTGGCCCTTGGTCCCCTGCGGGCCAAGCTCATGGACACGCCGTACCTCAATGGCAACGAAGCAGGCTATGCGGACTACGTCGCCGCAAGCACATTCATGTGGGCCCGCGCCGTGTATCCGAACAAGCTGTTTGCACCAAAGGAGCCCGTGGCGGATTGGTTCAAGCGCATCCTTGAGATGTATGACTCTCTGGGCCGCTCAACGCCGGGCTACGACATCGCAGCCTGA
- a CDS encoding lytic murein transglycosylase has product MRRKTTRFGALSPLSALLLATGLTLGGAGAALAQKGQPVEDDIVVTPAMEERLSAWLTGFRRDALAEGITSSTFNRAFQGISLDVKVLELNQKQPEFVRPIWGYLGSALSDKRKADGAEQLRANRKLFDRLEERYGVEREVLAAIWGLETHYGTFMGSRSVIRSLTTLAFEGRRADFGRTQLIAALKIIQSGDITPKAMNGSWAGAMGHTQFIPTTYLEHAVDFDGDGRRNVWVSAADGLGSAANYLKASGWDKGDPAVREVKLPNGFDYAQAGRSIKKSGEEWQALGLRTTSGETLPRRERGLEAYLIVPAGHRGPAFLAYPNFRTILRYNNATSYAMAVSYLARHFAGEPAIQGTWPTDERPLTLSEAKEMQRKLTAIGFNTGGVDGIIGPMSRKAIRGFQGSLGQPQDGFATEKLLEKIRAAAR; this is encoded by the coding sequence ATGCGGCGGAAAACAACGCGCTTTGGGGCACTTTCTCCCCTGTCGGCCCTTCTTTTGGCAACCGGTCTCACCCTGGGTGGTGCGGGTGCTGCGCTCGCTCAAAAAGGGCAGCCGGTGGAAGATGATATTGTTGTGACACCAGCCATGGAGGAGCGACTTTCAGCCTGGCTAACCGGTTTTCGCCGTGATGCCCTGGCAGAAGGAATCACGTCGTCCACGTTCAACCGCGCTTTTCAGGGTATTTCGCTGGATGTGAAGGTGCTGGAGCTAAACCAGAAGCAGCCGGAATTTGTTCGGCCGATCTGGGGCTATCTGGGCTCGGCCCTGTCAGACAAGCGCAAGGCCGATGGGGCAGAGCAACTGCGGGCCAACCGCAAGCTGTTTGACCGGCTGGAAGAGCGCTATGGCGTCGAGCGGGAAGTGCTGGCAGCGATCTGGGGCCTTGAAACCCATTACGGGACTTTCATGGGCAGTCGCAGTGTCATCCGTTCACTGACGACATTGGCCTTTGAAGGGCGTCGTGCTGACTTTGGCCGCACGCAGCTTATTGCGGCCCTGAAGATCATTCAGTCCGGCGATATCACGCCCAAAGCCATGAACGGTTCATGGGCGGGTGCCATGGGGCACACGCAGTTCATCCCCACGACCTATCTTGAGCATGCGGTGGATTTTGACGGCGATGGTCGCCGCAATGTCTGGGTCAGCGCGGCGGACGGGCTTGGATCTGCTGCCAACTACCTCAAAGCGTCTGGCTGGGACAAGGGCGACCCTGCCGTGCGCGAAGTGAAGCTGCCCAATGGCTTTGACTATGCGCAGGCGGGCCGCAGCATCAAGAAGAGCGGTGAGGAATGGCAAGCTCTGGGGCTTCGCACCACGTCCGGCGAAACGCTGCCGCGCCGCGAACGCGGACTTGAAGCCTATCTGATTGTGCCTGCGGGCCATCGTGGGCCAGCGTTTCTGGCCTACCCGAATTTCCGCACGATCCTGCGCTACAACAACGCGACCTCCTATGCGATGGCAGTGTCTTATCTTGCACGGCACTTTGCCGGTGAGCCTGCCATTCAGGGAACATGGCCGACGGATGAGCGGCCTTTGACCCTGTCAGAAGCCAAAGAGATGCAGCGTAAGCTGACGGCGATCGGGTTCAATACGGGGGGCGTTGACGGCATCATCGGCCCCATGAGCCGGAAAGCCATTCGTGGTTTCCAGGGAAGCCTGGGGCAGCCGCAGGATGGTTTTGCCACCGAGAAGCTGCTGGAAAAAATTCGCGCAGCAGCCCGCTAG
- the galU gene encoding UTP--glucose-1-phosphate uridylyltransferase GalU, whose amino-acid sequence MSKRIRKVVFPVAGLGTRFLPATKSVPKEMLPVVDRPLIQYAVDEAKEAGIEHFIFVTGRGKTAIADYFDHAYELEQTLSSKGAGDALKMLADMRPPAGAASFLRQQEPAGLGHAVWCARDLVGDEPFAVVLADELLKSSPGCLAQMVEAYEKTQGNIVGLVDVPKEHTDRYGVIKPGTRDGKLVEVSGMIEKPKPEAAPSTLALVGRYILQPSVFEHLSRQDRGAGGEIQLTDAMARLIGNEPFHGLEFDGIRFDCGNKVGFMAANVAYALEREDMADELREYLRTVI is encoded by the coding sequence ATGTCCAAACGGATCCGCAAGGTTGTTTTCCCGGTTGCCGGTCTCGGCACGCGCTTCCTCCCGGCCACCAAATCTGTGCCCAAGGAAATGCTCCCGGTTGTCGACCGCCCGCTCATCCAATACGCCGTAGATGAAGCAAAAGAAGCTGGCATCGAGCATTTCATTTTTGTGACCGGTCGCGGCAAGACAGCCATCGCTGACTACTTCGACCACGCCTACGAGCTTGAGCAGACACTGTCTTCAAAAGGCGCAGGCGACGCGCTCAAGATGCTGGCAGACATGCGCCCGCCCGCAGGAGCTGCCTCCTTCCTGCGCCAGCAGGAGCCCGCCGGCCTTGGCCATGCAGTGTGGTGCGCGCGAGATCTTGTGGGTGACGAACCCTTTGCGGTCGTTCTCGCGGACGAACTTCTCAAATCCTCTCCCGGCTGCCTCGCGCAGATGGTGGAGGCCTATGAAAAAACGCAGGGCAATATCGTTGGCCTTGTGGATGTGCCCAAAGAACACACGGACCGATATGGCGTGATCAAACCCGGCACCCGCGATGGCAAACTCGTGGAAGTCTCCGGTATGATTGAAAAGCCAAAGCCCGAAGCAGCCCCTTCCACATTGGCGCTCGTCGGCCGCTACATTCTTCAGCCATCCGTGTTCGAGCACCTGTCGCGGCAGGACCGCGGCGCCGGTGGTGAAATTCAACTGACAGACGCCATGGCACGCCTGATCGGCAACGAACCCTTCCACGGCCTTGAATTTGACGGCATCCGGTTTGACTGTGGCAACAAAGTAGGCTTCATGGCAGCCAATGTGGCCTATGCCCTTGAACGTGAAGACATGGCCGACGAACTTCGTGAGTATCTGCGGACAGTCATCTAG
- a CDS encoding UDP-glucose/GDP-mannose dehydrogenase family protein, with amino-acid sequence MRVAMIGTGYVGLVSGACFSDFGHEVTCVDKDASKIEALERGEIPIYEPGLDVLVNGNMQVGRLTFTTDLANTVPEADAVFIAVGTPSRRGDGHADLSYVYAAAREIAPLLTGYTVVVTKSTVPVGTGDEVERIIREVAPDADFDVASNPEFLREGSAIEDFKRPDRVVVGTDAERAQDVMRELYRPLFLRETPMVITNRQTSELIKYAGNAFLATKISFINEMADICEKTGANVIDVAKGIGLDGRIGKLFLHAGPGYGGSCFPKDTLALVKTAEDVGAPTGIVSAVVEANASRKKRMAHKVIEAAGGDVSGKKIAVLGVTFKPNTDDMRDSPSLDIIPILKDSGASIRAFDPAGMDEAKELIDGVDWAQNAYDAINGADILLILTEWNEFRALQWDKVAKAMPGRLVVDLRNIYTPHEVARQGFTYHSIGRAPATA; translated from the coding sequence ATGCGCGTCGCAATGATCGGAACAGGCTATGTAGGCCTGGTTTCAGGAGCCTGCTTCTCTGATTTCGGCCACGAAGTCACCTGCGTCGACAAAGACGCCAGCAAGATTGAAGCGCTTGAGCGCGGTGAAATTCCAATCTACGAGCCGGGCCTCGATGTGCTGGTCAACGGCAACATGCAGGTCGGCCGCCTGACCTTCACCACCGATCTTGCAAACACCGTCCCCGAAGCCGACGCCGTCTTCATTGCCGTCGGCACTCCCTCACGCCGGGGCGATGGCCACGCAGACCTGTCCTATGTCTATGCAGCTGCCCGCGAAATCGCGCCCTTGCTGACGGGCTACACGGTGGTGGTCACCAAATCGACAGTCCCCGTCGGCACCGGCGACGAAGTTGAACGCATTATCCGTGAAGTCGCGCCTGACGCAGACTTCGACGTCGCCTCCAATCCGGAGTTTCTGCGCGAAGGGTCGGCCATTGAAGACTTCAAGCGCCCCGACCGCGTAGTGGTCGGCACCGATGCCGAGCGCGCACAGGATGTGATGCGCGAGCTGTACCGCCCACTCTTCCTGCGCGAGACGCCGATGGTCATCACCAACCGGCAGACGTCAGAACTCATCAAATATGCCGGCAACGCGTTTCTGGCGACGAAGATCAGCTTCATCAACGAAATGGCGGACATCTGCGAGAAGACCGGCGCCAATGTCATCGATGTCGCAAAGGGCATCGGCCTGGATGGCCGCATCGGCAAGCTCTTCCTGCATGCAGGTCCCGGCTATGGCGGGTCGTGCTTTCCCAAGGACACCCTTGCCCTCGTAAAAACGGCAGAGGATGTCGGCGCACCAACAGGCATTGTCAGCGCCGTGGTGGAAGCCAACGCCAGCCGCAAGAAACGCATGGCTCACAAAGTCATTGAGGCGGCCGGCGGCGACGTCAGCGGCAAGAAAATTGCGGTCCTTGGCGTGACCTTCAAGCCGAACACGGACGACATGCGCGACAGTCCAAGCCTCGACATCATCCCCATTCTCAAGGACTCCGGCGCATCAATCCGTGCCTTTGATCCAGCGGGCATGGATGAGGCCAAGGAGCTGATCGATGGCGTCGATTGGGCACAAAACGCTTATGACGCCATCAATGGCGCGGATATCCTGCTGATCCTGACCGAGTGGAACGAGTTCCGGGCTCTGCAGTGGGACAAGGTCGCAAAGGCCATGCCGGGACGGCTTGTGGTCGACCTCAGAAACATCTACACCCCGCATGAAGTGGCCCGTCAGGGCTTCACCTACCACTCCATCGGCCGTGCGCCTGCAACCGCCTAA
- a CDS encoding ABC transporter substrate-binding protein → MIKSILTAVLFVMTSATMAAADPEGTAKTFITDGVDQAITILQETKPEDPARAARFRDFVSQIIDTRSVAQFTLGHYRKGADPQLVRAFEQQFKEYATASYESRLGLYGGQTINITDAVARKDTDVLVKGTINAKDGKHLADVAFRVLTTKRGPQLFDAQVQGIWLAVEQRAQFGNYLGQHDGDIQQLINFLADETARLRSGDAEATLAEG, encoded by the coding sequence ATGATCAAAAGCATTCTTACTGCCGTTCTGTTTGTCATGACGTCTGCCACCATGGCAGCAGCTGACCCAGAAGGCACAGCAAAGACCTTCATCACCGATGGAGTTGATCAGGCGATCACAATTCTGCAGGAAACAAAGCCGGAAGATCCCGCCCGCGCGGCCCGCTTCCGTGACTTCGTCTCACAGATCATCGACACCCGCTCTGTTGCCCAGTTTACTCTTGGTCACTACCGCAAAGGCGCAGACCCACAACTGGTGCGCGCCTTCGAGCAGCAGTTCAAGGAATACGCCACCGCCAGCTATGAGAGCCGTCTGGGCCTGTATGGCGGTCAGACCATCAACATTACCGATGCTGTTGCGCGCAAAGACACTGATGTGCTGGTCAAAGGCACCATCAACGCGAAGGACGGAAAGCACCTGGCAGATGTCGCCTTCCGTGTCCTTACGACCAAGCGCGGACCACAACTCTTTGACGCGCAGGTTCAGGGCATCTGGCTGGCCGTTGAACAGCGCGCACAGTTTGGCAATTATCTGGGCCAGCATGATGGTGACATCCAGCAGCTGATCAACTTCCTAGCAGATGAAACAGCTCGGCTGCGGTCTGGTGATGCGGAAGCGACGCTGGCTGAAGGCTAA
- a CDS encoding mannose-1-phosphate guanylyltransferase/mannose-6-phosphate isomerase, which produces MKPIRPVILSGGSGTRLWPTSRAHHPKQFMALTSERTMIQETALRVSDADRFLPPIVVCNEEHRFTVASELQDAGIELEVEMLEPVGRNTAPAIAAAAALCAAHSRDELMLVLPADHHIARPDLFLDVIATGAKLAEEGKLVTFGIVPDAPETGYGYIRSGEAVDHGGSKVDAFVEKPDVETAQTYLDDGRYFWNSGIFLFRADRMIAELEALAPDIWRQAAMAVSGGNRDMDFLRLDREAFEACPSDSIDYAVMEHTKDAVVVPADIGWSDVGSWTALWDIGEKDAQGNVLSGDVMVQDTANTFVRAEGRLVTTVGVENLIVVETGDAVLVAHRDRVQDVKAIVGRLKTEGRAEQEVHARVYRPWGFYESLATDERHQVKHLMIKPGAAISLQMHHHRAEHWVVVGGTAKVTLGEETHLVAENESVYIPIGAKHRLENPGKMPLSIIEVQSGSYFGEDDIVRFDDVYGRVPALKAVE; this is translated from the coding sequence ATGAAGCCCATCCGTCCTGTCATCCTGTCCGGTGGCTCGGGGACACGCCTGTGGCCGACGTCACGGGCGCATCATCCCAAGCAATTCATGGCGCTTACATCCGAGCGGACCATGATTCAGGAAACCGCACTGCGTGTGAGCGATGCAGATCGTTTTCTGCCGCCTATCGTGGTGTGCAACGAAGAGCACCGGTTCACGGTCGCCTCGGAGCTTCAGGACGCGGGGATCGAGCTTGAGGTTGAAATGCTTGAGCCGGTTGGCCGCAACACAGCTCCGGCGATCGCGGCAGCCGCAGCTCTATGCGCGGCGCACAGCCGGGACGAGCTGATGCTCGTGCTGCCGGCGGATCATCATATTGCCCGGCCTGATCTGTTTTTGGATGTCATCGCTACGGGCGCCAAACTTGCGGAAGAAGGCAAGCTCGTAACCTTCGGCATTGTGCCAGACGCGCCAGAGACCGGGTATGGCTACATCCGCTCCGGTGAGGCCGTTGATCATGGCGGCAGCAAGGTGGATGCGTTTGTTGAGAAGCCGGACGTGGAGACAGCGCAGACATATCTGGATGATGGCCGGTATTTTTGGAACTCAGGGATCTTCCTGTTTCGCGCGGACCGGATGATTGCAGAACTCGAAGCTCTGGCGCCTGACATCTGGCGACAGGCAGCGATGGCCGTCTCCGGTGGCAATCGCGACATGGATTTTTTGCGGCTCGATCGTGAAGCGTTTGAGGCGTGCCCGTCTGACTCCATCGACTATGCCGTTATGGAACACACCAAGGATGCGGTGGTGGTGCCTGCAGATATCGGCTGGAGCGATGTTGGCTCATGGACGGCGCTTTGGGACATCGGCGAAAAAGATGCTCAAGGCAACGTGCTGAGCGGCGACGTGATGGTTCAGGACACGGCCAATACCTTTGTGCGCGCTGAAGGGCGGCTCGTCACGACGGTGGGCGTGGAAAATCTGATTGTGGTTGAGACGGGCGACGCTGTGCTTGTGGCTCATCGTGACCGGGTGCAGGACGTGAAAGCCATTGTGGGTCGGCTGAAAACGGAAGGCCGGGCGGAGCAGGAAGTTCATGCGCGTGTCTACCGGCCATGGGGTTTCTACGAGAGCCTGGCAACGGACGAGCGCCATCAGGTAAAACACCTGATGATCAAGCCAGGCGCGGCCATCTCATTGCAGATGCATCATCACCGGGCTGAGCACTGGGTTGTCGTTGGGGGTACAGCCAAAGTGACACTTGGCGAGGAGACACATCTCGTTGCGGAAAACGAGTCCGTGTACATCCCAATTGGCGCAAAGCACCGTCTGGAGAACCCCGGCAAAATGCCGCTCTCCATCATTGAGGTGCAGTCAGGTAGCTATTTCGGCGAGGATGACATCGTTCGCTTTGATGATGTCTATGGCCGAGTCCCCGCGCTTAAAGCGGTGGAGTAG
- a CDS encoding sugar transferase, translating to MSALLKNNAEVALPLGSAEETARPLPRYIARRDAAYAVLTAETPASLRPNARIHAVDTNASALREATIRALDVLGAIAGLILAAPIMIVVAFLIMRDGGSAFFSQTRVGQQGRGFSCFKLRSMASDAEARLQTLLDNDPQAAAEWAEHRKLKNDPRITKLGHFIRKTSIDELPQLWNVLKGDMSLVGPRPIVPDELAMYGKDAAGYLSVRPGLTGLWQVSGRSDCDYETRIALDVEWTEIRTVASYLEIIFKTVPAVLAKDGAY from the coding sequence ATGTCTGCACTGCTGAAAAACAACGCTGAAGTCGCCCTGCCGCTTGGTTCTGCTGAAGAGACGGCACGTCCCCTTCCCCGTTACATCGCCCGTCGCGACGCTGCTTATGCGGTGCTGACGGCTGAAACACCTGCATCTCTGCGCCCAAACGCACGCATCCACGCTGTGGACACAAACGCTTCCGCCCTGCGCGAAGCCACAATCCGCGCCCTTGACGTACTGGGCGCGATCGCAGGCCTCATTCTCGCGGCACCCATCATGATTGTTGTCGCCTTCCTCATCATGCGCGATGGCGGCTCGGCTTTCTTCAGCCAGACCCGCGTTGGCCAGCAGGGCCGCGGCTTCAGCTGCTTCAAACTGCGTTCCATGGCATCAGATGCCGAAGCGCGCCTTCAGACACTGCTCGACAATGACCCGCAGGCTGCTGCTGAGTGGGCTGAACACCGCAAGCTCAAGAACGACCCACGCATCACCAAGCTTGGCCACTTCATCCGCAAGACCAGCATTGATGAGCTGCCACAGCTCTGGAACGTCCTCAAAGGCGACATGAGCCTCGTTGGCCCACGCCCAATCGTTCCGGATGAGCTCGCCATGTATGGCAAGGATGCTGCTGGTTACCTGTCTGTCCGCCCTGGCCTGACTGGCCTGTGGCAGGTTTCAGGTCGCAGCGACTGCGATTATGAAACACGCATTGCTCTGGACGTTGAGTGGACCGAGATCCGCACTGTCGCCTCCTACCTTGAAATCATCTTCAAGACGGTTCCTGCAGTGCTCGCCAAAGATGGCGCTTACTAA